The following coding sequences lie in one Paramormyrops kingsleyae isolate MSU_618 chromosome 15, PKINGS_0.4, whole genome shotgun sequence genomic window:
- the pdzk1ip1 gene encoding PDZK1-interacting protein 1 codes for MMKATTTVPLLLLLLQGAATAQEDREQRVLKPWMTGIMAVTVFLFLVFVVFLVKKSWCGDSSNEEEVAQGKDYNRTNDSMCNTNLNMVRSDECDNAFDNIAAEGKGVIITAM; via the exons ATGATGAAGGCCACCACTACTGTCCCGCTCCTGCTTCTGCTGCTGCAGGGGGCAGCCACAGCCCAGGAAG ACAGGGAGCAGCGGGTGCTGAAGCCGTGGATGACCGGGATAATGGCAGTGACCGTCTTCCTCTTCCTGGTTTTCGTGGTCTTCCTCGTCAAAAAGTCGTGGTGCGGGGACTCCAG TAACGAGGAGGAAGTGGCCCAGGGCAAAGACTACAACAGGACTAACGATTCCATGTGCAACACGAATCTGAACATGGTCAG GAGCGATGAATGTGACAATGCCTTTGATAACATAGCTGCAGAGGGGAAGGGAGTGATCATCACCGCCATGTGA